DNA sequence from the Leptospirillum ferrooxidans C2-3 genome:
CCGGTCTTGCAAAATAAAACCCCTGCACGAAATCCGCTTCTGTCTCAAACACCACCCTAGCTTCCTCTTCTGTCTCAACACCCTCCAGAACAACAAGCGACCCGGACTCGCGAAGAAGAGAAACGATGCCCGGAAGCAGCCGTCGAATCCTTTTATTTTCTGCAGCGCCCCGGATCATCGATCGATCCACTTTCACAAGGTCCGGCTTGAACGACCAGATCCGGTCAAAATTGGAATGTCCCGCACCGAAATCGTCAATCGCCAATAGGCATCCTATCTGCCGATAATACTCACCGGCCTCCGACAAGAGTTTTTCATCATCGATTCCACTTTCGAGAATCTCGACAACCACCTGAGAGGGAAGAACAGAAAAGTGAGAAAGAATATCTTCAAAAAAACTGCCATATTCACGACCTGCAACCGCCGCATAGGGATCCAGATTTAAAAAAAGCCATTGCTTTTCTTTCGGGCGAAGAGAAAGATTGGCCAGATGCAGTGACCTTAGGAGGCGGTCCAGAAAGACCCTATCTCCTCCGTTTTTCCCGGGTAAAGAGAGAATCTCCATCGCAGAGACCGTACGCCCATCCGGGGCGATGCCTCTTACAAGAGCCTCGGATCCACCTGTGCGACAATGGAACAAACTAAAGATTGGCTGAAAAACACTTTCGAGAATGTATCCACCAAAATGCCCAACAAAATGATCTTCCCTGCGCTCAAGTCGTGAAAGGATTTCCTTAAAATGAGTGCTTCGCACTTTTACTCCTTGCGCAGACAATATTCAGAATGAACAGACTCCATAAAAATCAATTCTTGTTCATTCTGCACTAGTTTGGATCTTCGAACAAGGAAGAAGAAAATCGATGGAGCCTACAGACAAGACAAAAAGAGATTTCAATACGATAAATAAAATAATATTATCGTAAAAATCAATTTGAAGGAGAAGGAATGGCTTCCAAATTATTCGCGCAATTCTATGACCGGATGATCCGCAGGATGGAAAGGACCTACTTTTCTCCTGTCAGAGAATCCCTCATGCCAAACATCGAAGGAGATCTTCTCGAAATCGGATCCGGAACCGGGGCCAACATCCACTATCTTCCCCCAAAAGGACGGAAAGTCTTTCTGGAATATAATCCATGGATGCTCCGGGAATCTCTTAAAAAATCCCTAAAAGAACTTGGAGATCCAGTTATTGGATCTGGATCCGAACTTCCTTTCAGGGAAGGCTCCTTCGATACTGTACTGATCACACTTGTTCTTTGTTCTGTGGGAAACTTACCGAAGACTGTCGAAGAGATCGATAGGGTCCTGAAACCTGGGGGAAAGGTTCTGGTGCTTGAACATGTTGTCAGTGAAAAAGGATGGATGGCAACCATTCAAAGGGCCATCACACCCATCTGGAGACACCTCGCTGACGGTTGCCACCTTGACCGGGATATCGACAGAGAGCTTCAAATCTTTTTTGGCTTAAGAGAGCAGCACCGGTTCCTGATCCAGAACACACCCTTCATTTACGGAGTCTACGAAAAAATCAGAAAGCCAGAAACTTGAGAAAACGGTCAAGATTCAAGTTGCTTTCGAATGGCTTTGAGCTCCCGGACACGATCCGCTCCCACCTCCGGAGTTTTCATGTCGAGACCCTTCATGGTTTCAAGAATGATACCGGAGATCAATAGCCGGGCATTTTTTTTGTCATCGGCGGGAATCACATACCATGGTGCATGATCAAGGCTGGTATGGGAGAGACACTCTTCATACGCCTGCATGTACTTTCCCCAGAACTTCCGTTCTGTCATATCCGCTTCTGAAAACTTCCAGTTTTTGGCCGGGTTGTCAATGCGCTCAATAAATCGTTTTTTTTGTTCCTCCTCCGAAAGATGGAGAAAAAATTTGATGACTCTTGTCCCATTTCTGGTGAGATGCTTTTCAAGCTCCCGAATGGACTGATAACGATATGCCCAGATGCTGTTTTCATCTTTGGGAAGGTCAGAAAGCCCCTGGGCTTTCAGGATCTCCGGGTGAACCCTGACAATCAGGACCTCTTCATAATAGGAGCGGTTAAAAATTCCAATTCTTCCCCTTTCCGGGAGACATCTTGATGTCCGCCAGAGAAAATCGTGCTCAAGCTCTTCAGCGCTGGGGTGTTTAAAACTGTATACCTGACACCCCTGAGGATTGACACCAGACATTACATGGGAAATCGCTCCATCTTTTCCAGCTGCGTCCATCGCCTGAAAAATCAACAGGAGAGAGTGGCTGTTTGAGGCATAAAGGAGATATTGTTGACTTGAAAGCTCCGCTATATGCTTGGACAAAAGCTTTTCGTACTGACTTTTTGACTTATACAGGGGCTCTGTCCGGGTTGGATACTGAGCCAGGTCGACCCGGGATCCTTCTTTGACCTGGAATTGGGCAAACCGTTTTTTCACCAGCACCACCTCTCCCTTTTTTGGGAAGAACTCATGAATGCTTTTTCTTGGACAGCCCGTCAGGCTCATTGTAAATCGGCCAAAAATGTTCCGGCTTTTCCAAAAGACCAAGAGTTGCTTCAGGCCCCCAGGAACCTGCCGGGTAGTTGGGAAAGTCACTCGGAGGTGCCATGGACCAAGTTTCAATGACCGGGGAAAGAAGACTCCACGCCGCATCTATCTGATCTGAACGCATAAACAATGTGGCATCATTTCGCATCACATCCCAGAGAAGTGTTTCATACGCTTCCGGAGAGGGTGTCATAAACGACTCCTGGTAAGAAAACTTCATCTCGACCGGCCTGAGATGGAGCTTCTGGCCCGGATATTTTGCCTGAAAACGAAGGATGATCCCCTCCTCCGGCTGAATGGAGATCACAAGCCTTGCCGGCTGCCAGCCGAGGGAAGCTTCCATCGGGAATGAACGATGGGGTACCTGACGAAATGTAATGACAATTTCTGAAATCTGACGGGGAAGTCGTTTGCCCGTACGGAGATAAAAGGGAACATTTTGCCACCGCCAGTTATCCACAAAAAGCTTCAGTGCCGCAAAGGTTTCCGTTCCGGAATCCTTCGAAACACCTTCCTCCTGGCGATATCCAGGCACTTTTTTTTGAGCGATCCAGCCTTCTCCATACTGTCCCCTGACCGCCACCGAATGAACCAGCTCCATTGGTATCGGACGAACAGCATGAAGAACATCAACCTTCTTGTTTCGGATTTCATCGGCATCAAAATCAACCATTGGCTCCATTGCCACAAGACACAGAAGTTGCATCAAATGGTTCTGGACCATATCCCTGAGAGTTCCGGCCCCGTCAAAATAAGACCCCCTGTGCTCAACACCCACTGTTTCAGCAACCGTGATCGTGACACATTCCACATAGTGACGATTCCAGAGAGGCTCAAAGATCGGATTGGCAAAGCGGAACGCCAAGATATTCTGGACCGTTTCTTTCCCCAGATAATGGTCTATACGGAAAATCTGGGACTCGTCGAAGCTCTCGGAGAGTGTCTGATTCAATGCCCGGGAGGATTCCCGGTCATAGCCGATGGGCTTTTCGATCACCAGCCTTGAACACTCCAGATCATCGGATAAACCGGCACCTTTCAGATACTTGGGAATCTCCCCAAAAAGACTTGGAGGCGTCGCCATATAAAAAATGCGCTGAGTCTTTTCTTTCCATAGAGCATCAATCTCGTTACAACGAGCCGCAAGAGCGGAATACGTTTCTGACTTTTTAAAATCTCCCCTGAGATAAAAAATCTGGCTTGAAAACGCATCCCAGTCCTCGGGGGTCACTTTCCCCACCCTGGAAAAAGAGTTCACTCCATCAAAGAAGTGCTTTCTGATCTTATCGTCCGCAAAATCATTTCGATCGACGCAGATGATTGCAAAGTGATTCGTGATGCTTTTGGCCCGGTACAGATCAAAAAGGGCCGGCACCAGCTTTCGCCAGGTCAGATCTCCTCCACCCCCGAAAATGACAAAGATCGTCGATGGAGCCTTGTCGTGATTCGGGGCCATCATGACTCATCCCAATCTGTGTGGAAGACACCCTTGCGATCGATTCGCTCATAAGTATGGGATCCAAAAAAATCCCGCTGGGCCTGAATCAGGTTGGACGGAAGCCATTCACTTCGATAAGCGTCAAGGTATGAAAGAGTCGACAAGAGAGCCGGAACAGGGATCCCCATTTTGATGGCTTCAATGCTCACCAATCTCAGCTGCTCCTGATGATCGGCCACGATCTTTGCAAAAGCGGGATCAAGGAGAAGATTGGGAAGAGAGGGAGAACGTCGGTATACACTCCTGATATCTTCCAGGATGGTGGCACGGATAATGCACCCTCCGCGCCAGATTCTCGCGATCGCTTCAAGATCGAGCCCATACCCTTGATGGAAGGATGCGACCGACAAGAGGGCCATCCCCTGAGAATAGACCAGAAGCATGGAAGCAATCATCGCGCTTTTGAGCTTTGAGACAAACTCGGCCTTCTCCCCAGCATAAGGTATCGCGGGACGGGAAAGATTGGACTTTGCAATGGACCTTTCAGAGTGAAGAACGGATAAATTCCTCATCGCAACAGCCACATCGATCGTCGGAGTCGGTACTGAAAGTTCCATAGCGCTTTCAGACGTCCACATGCCCGTTCCCTTTTGAGCTGCAGCACCCTTGATTTCATCAATCAGGTCTTTTTGGGTTTCGGAATCTTTCCGGCCAAAGATCTCACCGGTGATCTCCATCAGATAACCGGTCAAACCTTCCTTGTTCCAGTCTTTGTAAACCTGCTCCAGCTCACGATTGCCCAGACCAAGCCCCCTCTTCATCAGATCATAGGACTCTGAAATCAACTGCATCAGGGCATATTCGATCCCGTTGTGAACCATCTTGACAAAATGGCCGGAAGACCCTGGTCCGATATGGGTCACACAAGGCTCTCCATTGACCTTTGCAGAGGCCGCCTCAAGAATCGGCTTCACCCGTCCATAAGCTTCCGGGCGTCCACCTGGCATGATGCTTGGCCCGTAACGGGCCCCCTTTTCACCGCCCGACACACCCATTCCCATGAACCACACCCCTTTTGCATAGAGCGACTTCTCCCGGATATCGGTATCTTTATAGTCAGAGTTCCCCGCATCAATGATCAAATCCCCCGGTTCCAGGAAAGAGAGAAGCTCATTGATGACAGAATCAACAGCCGAACCCGCGGGAACGAGCATCATGACAGCCCTCGGTTTTTTCAGCAGAGCGATAAAAGTGCCAAGATCATTTGAACCACTGACATCGTGATTCGCCCCTTCCTTCAAAAAAGCTTGGACCTTCGCAACATCCCTGTCGTATCCAGCCACAGGAAAATTGTGATCAGCCATATTCAAAAGGAGGTTGCGCCCCATCACTCCAAGACCGATCATGCCCAGTTCAAAACGACTGCCTGTTTTCTCTTCGTTCAAGATAAACCTCCTTGTTTTACTTTTGCCACAGGATCTGTGATGCCTCAAGCGGTACAGAAACACCAGGAAAAGATGGAATGATCCGTGCGGTATAGTCCCCCGGTGGCCTGTTGGCGGGGACGGTCGCCGAATAAAGGCGATCACCTGATATGGCCGCAGGGTCCATTTCCATTTTCTGCCGGAACATTGGAAAATCTCCTCCAGCATCGGCGTAAAGTTCCACGGAAAATTCTGAAGGGTCCAAGTTTCCGGGATCTATTAAAACGGTAAAGAGAAACTGACTCTCCTTGTTCGATAATGACACATTCCGGATTTTTAGCGTTGCCCAGTAGTTCGCCACTTTCTTTTTCCAGGCAGCGATTCTGGTTCCGGAAGCTCCATTCTCCATGGATCGAGATCGCACACTTTCTGATGCGGGAAGATAGTAGGACTCCGTATATTCCCGGACCGCCCGATTGCTTGAAAATCGGGGTGTCAGGCAAGCCATGCTTTCCCTTATCCGCTGGATCCAGCCTGACGGCCGATTATTTCTGTCGCGTTCGTAGAACGCAGGAATAACTTCCTGCTCGAGCTTTTCATAAAGCGACTCAGCCTCCACCTGGTCCCATACAGGATCATCTCCATGTTCAAGGCCGTCACCAAGAGCCCAACCGACCTTGGGCGAATAAGCCTCTGCCCACCATCCATCAAGTTCTGAAAAATTCAGGCCTCCGTTGACCAGAACTTTCATCCCGCTCGTTCCGCAAGCCTCCCAGGGTCTTCTGGGTGTATTGAGCCAGAGGTCGACGCCCTGGACAAGCCGTTCACTTAAAAGCATGTCATAGTCCGACAGGAACATTACACGTCCAAAAACCTCTGGTCTTCTGATGAAAGAAATCCATTCCCGGACCATTTTCTGACCTGCAAGATCCGCTGGATGAGCCTTTCCAGCAATCACCAGCTGAACCTGCCCCTTTGGATGATGAAGAAGACGGATCAGACGATCCGGATCAAATAGAAGGAGATTGGGTCGCTTGTAGGTTGCAAATCGCCGGGCAAATCCGATCGTCAAAACATCAGGGGAAAAAAATGAGGACACACGTTCAATCAGCTCTGCCGATTCCCCGGAAACCTTCATCTGACGGGTAAGGTGCCTTCTGGCGTAAGAGATGAATGTTTCTCTCGAGGCGTTCCGGAACTCCCAAATGGACTCATCTGACAGGCGGTGGATATCGTTCTCAAGAGACTCTGTCGGCAAAAGCCACCGATCCTTTCCGCAGGAATTGCTCCACAGGGCATCGGCTCCCTCAGAATCCCAGCTGGGAGCATGGACTCCATTGGTCACAGATCCGATCGGAACCTCAGGTGTAGGCCATCTGGGAAAAAGATCTCCCAGAATGTGCCGGCTGACCCGCCCATGGAGCGCACTCACACCGTTGACATGGCCGCTCCCTCGCATCGCAAGATGTGCCATGTTGAAAAGCGAATCGGTCGCTTCAGGATGGATCCGTCCCAGAGAAAGAAGCTCCTCAAAGCCAATTTTCAAATCGTTCTCGGCGTATTTTCTGAAGTAGCGATCCATCAAGAGAGGCTCGAAGCGGTCAAATCCGGCAGATACTGCAGTATGAGTCGTAAAAAGATTCCCCGCCCTGGTGGTCGCCAACGCTTCATCAAAAGATTGCCCGGTCTTTTCCATCTGGTCTCTCGATCGTTCCAGAATGGCAAAAGCCGCATGCCCCTCATTCAGATGACAGACCGTTACGTCCATTCCGAGCTTTCGGAGAAGTCTCCAGCCGCCGATTCCCAAGACAATTTCCTGCTTCAGCCGGAGAGAAGCTCCACCACCGTAAAGCTCGCTCGTCACCTGACGATGGGAGGGATGATTGGCCAGATCATTGGAGTCCAGAAGGTACAGACTCACCTTTCCAACCTTGACGTGCCAGACCCTGAGCCACATTTTTGCTGATGGCATGTCCACCGAGAGTCTGAGCCATTCTCCATTCGGTTCCCGGACGGGTGTGATCGGAAGACTTCCTGGGTCGTTATAGGGATAAAGGGCCTGTTGATTCCCCCCGCTGTCGATGACCTGGCGAAAGTACCCCTGTTGATACAAAAGACCGATACCCACAACAGGGACACCCAGATCACTTGCCGCCTTGAGCTGGTCACCCGCCACATTTCCAAGTCCGCCGGAATAGATGGGAAGAGCTTCGCTCAGCATGAATTCCATGCTGAAATAGGCCACTGTGGAAAGGGCGGAGTTCGGGTGAGCCATCTGGAACCATGCAGGAGCTTCCGTGGACTTCTTTTTTTCTTTCAAAAGCCTTGCCACATCCTTCCGGAAAGAAGGATCCGAAAAAGCCTCCAAGATCCTGTCCCGCGAAACGGTTTGGAGAACCGCCCATGGGTTATGGGTCAATTCCCACAAATCAGGATCAAGCAGCCGCCAGACCGAATCCGCCGCATGATTCCACGACCAGCGCATATCGAGCGCCAGCTCTGCGAGCGAATCAAATCCCTCGACATCTGAATGTCTGGTGGTATAACGCAGGTTGGTCGACTCTGGTATCGTTGTTTTCCTGACCATTACACCCCTCTATCTTGTGAACTTGTGAATGGTTTGCAAACCGAGTTATTGAGACAGTGCCTTGTTCACGACTTCCTGCGCTTCCGACAAGATCCGTCCGAGGTGCTCCTCTCCCCCAAAGCTTTCGGCATAAATCTTGTAGATGCTTTCAGTCCCTGAAGGTCTTGCAGCAAACCATCCGCTTTTCGTCACGACCTTCAATCCTCCAATGGATTGATTGTTTCCCGGAGCCTTTGTCAGACACTCAAGGATCTTTTCTCCGGCAAGCTCTCCTGAACGGACCTTTTCCGGAGTGAGATTCTTCAACAAGGATTTCTGCCAGTCGGTCGCGGGGGCATCGATCCGGCGATACGCCGGATTTCCGAATCGTTCACAAAGATGCCGATAGGACTCTCCGGGATCCATCTGAGTCCGGGCAGTCATTTCTGCCGACAGTAACCCCGGGATGATTCCATCCTTGTCTGTCGACCAGACTCCTCCGTCGATTCGGAGAAAAGAGGCCCCGGCACTTTCCTCCCCTGTAAAACCGAGGCTCCCATCGATCAGACCGTCCACGAAATACTTGAACCCAACGGGAACTTCATAGAGATCTCTTCCAAGATCCTTCGCCACAGCATCGATCATCTTCGAAGAAACAAGCGTCTTTCCAACTCGGGCTTTAGCAGCCCACTTTGGCCTGTGAGTAAAAAGATAGCTCACCATAACGGAGAGATAATGATTGGGGGCCATCAGACCAGAGCTTTTTGTGACGATACCATGTCGATCATGATCGGTATCCGCAGCAAATGCGATATCAAACCGATCCTTCATAGCCACCAGAGACTCCATTGCATAGGGGGAGGATGGGTCCATGCGGATTTGACCGTCCCAATCAAGGGTCATGAAGCGGAATGTTGGGTCAACGGTCTGGTTCACACACGTCAGATCCAGATTGTATTGTTCAGCGATCCGGTTCCAGTAGTGCACGCCGGCCCCTCCAAGCGGGTCAACCCCCATCCGGATTTTAGAACTCCGGATCATCTCCATATCGACAACATTTCCCAGGTCCCCGACATAGGAGCCCAGGAAATCATGTCGATGCGTTGTGGGGGACTTGAGTGCCCTGGCATAAGAGATCCGCTTGATCCCCTGAAGACAATCCTCCAGAAAACCATTGGCCTTGTTTTCAATCCATGAGGTAATAGCGGTATCCGCCGGTCCACCGTTAGGCGGATTGTACTTGAACCCTCCGTCGTGGGGAGGATTATGTGACGGGGTAATGACAATTCCGTCGGCCAATCCAGTCTTTCGATTGGCGTTGTAAGTCAAGATCGCATGGGAAATCACCGGAGTCGGAGTAAACTCGTCGTTATAGGCCAGATAGACATCGATGTCATTGGCAGAGAGAACTTCAAGGGCTGTGACCATCGCCGGAACGGAAAGGGCATGCGTATCGATGCCAAGGTAAAGAGGGCCATCGATCTTCTGGGATTTTCGATACAGGCAAATCGCTTGGGTGATGCACAAGATATGTTCTTCATTAAATGATCGGGAAAAAGAAGATCCCCTGTGTCCAGAGGTTCCGAAAGAAACCCTCTCTGAGGGCACTCTGGGGTCGGGCATTTCCGTAAAGTAGGCTGTGACAAGTTTCGAGACATCGACCAGAACATCAGGAGACGCGGGCTTTCCCGCAAGAGGGTTGATCGGCATTCATCACTCCTTTTGAGATTTGAAGCGAACCTTACGCCTGTTGTTTCCAATGTATCGGAGCAAATCTACCAAAACCCGCAAATGAATGATTTTTTCTAAAATCTCAAGAACTAAAAGAGAAGACGAACAGCAGACACAAAGAAGGAGTTCACCAGTAAAAGAATGAAATACGTTCTTCCATCCTCTCTCATTAAAGGAAATTTTACAACCAGCAGGAGCGCTTCCGCTTATTATAAAGATTTATCTTGCTCAGTCTGGTCATTCATGTACGACCAGGAAAAAGAAAAATGGCTTAAACCGGATTGAACAGGGAGGTGATGCCGGGAAAACAAACAGGTAAAAGCATCCTCATTCTTTTTCCGTATAAAAACAATCGAAAAAGAAATGAGGATGCCACAACGAAGACCATCATTCTTCAGCTGAATACAATCGCCTTCACAAGACCCCTTGCATGACGATTACCGGGTTTTTGGGAATCGACCGTTTTCATCGGAAATGACCACCTCGACACGTCGGTTTTCCTGCCGTCCGGCAGAGGTCTTGTTGGATGCTACAGGATACTTTGCCCCATATCCCTTCGTGATGATTCTTTGAGGATTGATTCCGTCACTGACCAGGGCATCCCGAACGGACTCAGCACGTCTCAGGGAAAGAATCTTGTTATATTGGGCCTTCCCTGTGTTATCAGTATATCCTTCGATCATGACATTCCTCTTGGGATCGGCATTCATGAACTGGGCAAGCTTGTCCACATTCTGTGTTGCTCCGGATTTTAATGAGGCCCGGTTCACATCAAAGAGAACACTCCCCAAAGTCAGGACTAGACCACGGTTCGTATTTTTAGCCTTCATGCTTGAAAGCTGGTCTCTCAGCTGATCTATTTTTTGTTGTTTGGACTGAAGCATAAGGGCATCCCGTTGTGCTCCGGCCTTCTTGATTTTTGCCTGAATCGTGTCGTTCTCCGCTTTTTCATTGGCAATCTCCACCCTTCTTTTTGCCAAGTAAGCATAATGATCAACATCAGTATCTGAAGGATTTTTTTGATAAAGACTCTTGGCTTTGTCAATTGCGGAAGAGGCCTTCTGCAACTGCTCTGGTGCCGCCTGCATCACACTAGGATCCTGACTTGCTGTTTGGTATGCTGACATAGCCGCATCAAGGTTCGTGTTATGGGGTGGAGCACTGGCACAACCGGTCAAAAAGACAGAAACCAGAATCGATCCCGGGATCAAGGCAAGAAAAGAATTTTTTTTCATTACAAACCTCCTTTGCAGAAAATCCATCGATAAAAGTCATCCTCTACCCATCGGTTTCCAGTCACTTACTGAGATGACATTCCGGGTTGAGTCACTTCCTTTTCGAGCGACTGCATACTTTTCTTCAATTCTGCCTCTGCTTCCTTGGTTTTCGCCGTCTGGGTCTTGGCTTCGGCAAGTTCTGCGTCAACCTTTGCCTCCTTGGCCAAGAAACGTGCTTCCTTATAGTCTCCTTCCTTCATTTCCTTCCTGGCTTTTTTCAACTTGTCTTTCGCCAAGGTCAAATCATAATTCGCGTAGTTCCGTGTTCCCTCCCTATCCGCTTGATCGACAGCCGTCTTCGCCTGGGATATCGCAACATCCGGCTTTGGACCGGAACTCATGCATCCGCCAAGCGCAATGGCCGATAAAAGCATAACCCCTGTAGTCACCAAGTGTGGTCGATTGATCAATGGCTTCATCGCAAACCTCCTTTGGTTGTTTCTGGCAGGTAAAATGAACGGGAGAAAAGCCTTCCGGAAATACTGGGAAGAAAGACTACTTTTTAGGTTTATCACTTCAGGGAGGAAAGCACAAGGCCAAAAAACATATCTTATAGTATAATAAAATCAAAATTACAAGATATACTTGTCCTTCATAATAAAATCTATCTTTTGGGATCTCCAGAACATCCATCATGGATATTTTGAGCGGGTACAGGAATTCTGATTTTCCGGCAAGAACCCTGATGAGAGAAAATGGATAGGAAGAGACCATAAAAATCCGTAGTAACTGAATGAGAACACCTAAAAAGAATGTCCTAGAACAAGATGGGTATCTCTCGAAATGGTCCAGTCTTCCTGTGCGGAAATGACAACCACACACACTCGGGAGCCGGCATGCGAGAGCACTCTATCAGGCGATGTCTCCAGGCTCTCCCCGTTTTTGACTGAATCAAGGAAGATCCCCAAAAACCCCAGATCCCGGCAAATCCACTCCCTCATCAAACTTGAGTTCTCTCCGATTCCACCGGAAAAAACCAGACAGGAAAGGCCCCCCATGGATGTCGCCATCTGGGAAACCGACTGCGCCGCTTTTCTTGCGAACATGGACAACGCCAACCCTGCCCCACTATGTCCTGAATGGAAGGCTTTTTCCAGAATAATCAGATCACTATCAAGGCCGGAGACACCCAAAAGACCTGAGCGATGGTTCAGATCCTGTTCAATCTCCCCGGATGACAGACCTTTTGTCCCCAGATAAAACGGAATTCCGGGGTCGATGGAACCGGACCGTGTCCCCATCATCAGTCCTTCCATCGGAGTCAGTCCCATTGTTGTATCCACAGAGATCCCGGAATGAATCGCGCAAGCAGAAGCTCCATTGCCAAGATGGAGAGCAACCGTACGCTCGATTTTCTCTGGTTTAAAAAGCTCTTTCAAACGGTGGGAGAGATAATCGTAGGACAGTCCATGAAAGCCATACCGTCTGACTCCATGATCCCGAACCCAAGCTTCCGGAACAGGGTATCGGCTCGAGATTGCCGGGAGCGTTCGATGAAAGGCTGTATCAAAGGACAACACAATAGGGCAACCCGGAAAAGTTTGCTTCAAAGCCTTGATCGTACGAATAGCACCATCTGTATGCAAAGGCGAAAGAGGGCGAAGAGCCTCGAGGTTCTCAAGGATTCCTTCCCCTGCAAGGACCGGGTTTCCGAATGCAGGCCCACCGTGAACAACCCTCACTCCGATTGCCCCCGGAAAACTGTCCGATATTCCGGAGAAAGAAGTGGATATCGCCTTTTCCAGAATATCCGGACGATCGTGAAATGGCACCGTGGAAGTTACGGTTCTTTTATTGCCATTCCACAATGACAGCTTGATAGTTGATGAACCTGGGTTGACGACAAGCACTTTCACCGGATGCACCCCCCCAGGAAGAAGTCAGAAAGACTCACCGAACCGTTCCCTCAACGGCTAGGACAAAATTCTGATGATGTGATAGGGCCGGGTGACCCCAAAGAGGATAACCCGGCAGCCACATTACCGCTTCAGCTGGGACAAGTCTCGCACTGCACCACGATCTGCGGAGGTAGTCATGGCCGCATATGCCTTGAGAGCCTGGGAAACCGGTCGTTCCCGATTGACCGGAAGCCACGCCCCGTCACCCTTCGCTTCCATGGCGGCACGGCGCGCAGAAAGCACTTGGTCCGAAACCCGAAGGCTAATCGAGCGGTTGGGAATATCAATATCGATCACGTCCCCCTCTTCGACCAACCCAATCGCCCCCCCTTCAGCCGCTTCCGGTGAAGCGTGTCCGATCACCAGCCCCGACGAGCCACCGGAGAACCGACCATCGGTCAAAAGCGCGCACACCTTCCCAAGACCTTTTGACTTGATATAGGAGGTCGGATAGAGCATTTCCTGCATTCCCGGACCGCCTTTTGGACCTTCATAACGGATGACGACGACATCCCCGGCATGAACATGATCGCCAAGAATCGCATCCACAGCCGCATCCTGGCTTTCGAAAATGCGGGCCTTTCCGGAAAATTTCAGGATGCTTTCATCCACACCGGCTGTTTTGACAATACAGCCCTTCTCCGCAAGATTGCCGGAAAGAATCGCCAGCCCCCCATCTTTTGAATACGCATGGGCAAGATCCCGGATACACCCGCCACTCCGGTCAAGATCCAGGGCTTCGAAACGCTCCGACTGGGAAAAGGCGACTTGAGTCGGAACACCGCCGGGAGCCGCCATAAACAGCCGGTGAACGGCCGGATCACGGCTCAACATGACATCGTTCTTTTTGATAGCTTCTCCGAGAGTCTTTGCATGAACGGAAGCCACCGATGTATCCAGAAGGCCAGCCCGTTCCAACTCACCCAGGATACCGAAGATGCCCCCGGCGCGGTGCACGTCTTCGATATGATATTTGTCCGTCATTGGGGC
Encoded proteins:
- a CDS encoding acetate/propionate family kinase, coding for MKVLVVNPGSSTIKLSLWNGNKRTVTSTVPFHDRPDILEKAISTSFSGISDSFPGAIGVRVVHGGPAFGNPVLAGEGILENLEALRPLSPLHTDGAIRTIKALKQTFPGCPIVLSFDTAFHRTLPAISSRYPVPEAWVRDHGVRRYGFHGLSYDYLSHRLKELFKPEKIERTVALHLGNGASACAIHSGISVDTTMGLTPMEGLMMGTRSGSIDPGIPFYLGTKGLSSGEIEQDLNHRSGLLGVSGLDSDLIILEKAFHSGHSGAGLALSMFARKAAQSVSQMATSMGGLSCLVFSGGIGENSSLMREWICRDLGFLGIFLDSVKNGESLETSPDRVLSHAGSRVCVVVISAQEDWTISRDTHLVLGHSF